The following nucleotide sequence is from Fibrobacter sp. UWR3.
TTGCTCGGGATTTGTCAGACGTTGATGAAATTCCATATGATATTGCGGCTGTCGCGGATAAACATGTACTTGTGAAAGATCATCCTACCAAGGATATTATAAAAAAACAAATTGGATTAACTGGTTTGGAATTTGATGAAAATTTGCCGTATATAAATAGCGGCGTTGTATTTGTTCGAGATAATGCGTTTACACGAAAATTTTATGCGATATGGCATAAAAAATGGCTCGAAATAGAGAAAAAAGGTCAAACGTTGGATCAGCCACCTTTGGCTTGGACTGATAACGAATTGTCTCATCCAGTTAAATTTTTGGATGACTCATGGAATTGTCAGATAATGGACAATGGCCTCCGGTTTTTATTAGGGGCGCGGATTATTCATTATTTTGCTTCGTCAAAAAATAGTGATGGCCAAGCACCGTATGCTGTTTATGACAAGCGTATTTATAATGCAATAAAGAAAAATGGAGATGTTACGCCGGACGTGGAAAGGATGGTTGAAAATCCGTATTCGTGTTTTATTCCTGTTTGTCGTATTATTGCGGGGGATGACATGAAAATATTGGACTGCGAGTGGTATAGAATTGTTTATAAGCAATATCCAAAATTTTTTAAGATTACAGAACGATTGTCTGTTTTTGTGATGAAAGTTTTGAGAAAATTAAAAGTTGCGAAATTTTTTATGAAAGTTGGGTGAAATGGAAAAAAAATTATTATTTGATTTACAGGTTACTCAACCTCAGAGAAAAGCCAGATTTCATGGAGCCGGCAAGTATGGAATTGCTATTTTTAAAAGACTAATGCAAATGGCTCCCGATAAGCTTGCTGTGTATTATGACGAAAATGCTTATCTTGATGAAGATGCTGTAGAACTCATAAAGAAGAATAATAATACTATTTACAAGAGTGGAAAAATCTCAGTTTTTGATGCTGCTAGAAGGGAAGGTGGCGTTTTGTATGTGCCAATGATCGGTGCTCATATATACCCATATCCTCCAAAGGACATTCAGTTCATAACAACTCAGCATGATTTAAGGCATTTTATCTTGAAAAGAGATTTATACTATCCAGTAATGGATGATCGTAAATTTGCTTTTTTACGTTTCTTTGCTTACAAGGTGAAAGATGCATTATTGGGCTATTATCAAAGAAAAAAAATTTTTTCTAGAATTGAAAATTTTTTGAATCGTGATAATGTGCACTTTGTTACTGTTTCGGAGTATTCAAAAAAGTGTTTCCTGAAAAATTGTCCAAACATTCAGAGTGGAAAGGTGAAAGTATGTTGGGCTCCATCTACAATAGATACAGCGCTGAACATAGATGAGTTAAAAAATGAGTATGGGAAATATTGGCTTTTGGTTGGGGTTAATAGATATGAAAAAAATGGTGCTAGGGCTATTAAAACATTTGATAAAATTTTTTCAGAATATCCAGAGATTTCTGGTCGAGTGATTGTAACTGGATTGGCTCGCTGGAATCAAATTCGGATGAATGTAAAAAATAAGAATAGGTTTTCTTTGTTGGGGTATGTTGATGAGCGTAAATTAAAGGCGCTATATCATTTTGCGTATGCTTTTGTTTATCCCACGCTAAGCGAAGGTTTTGGGTATCCGCCTGTTGAAGCGATGCATGAAGGGTGCCCGGTAATTACATCTGCTGTAGCATCTGTTCCTGAAGTGTGTGGTCAGTCTGTTATTTACTTTAATCCGTATTCGATAAATGACATGAAAAAAAAGATTCTGATGATGGAAAATGCTATGGTTCGACAAGAGTATGCGAAAAAATCAAAAATGCAGTATAACACTATTCGTTCTAGACAAGATGATGATTTGACCCTTTTCTGTAATTACATTCTTGCTTTTTTGGAGTAATTTTACATCTATGAAAAAAATTAATTTGGTCGTTTTTAATGAGCCCTATTGGGACAAAGGCCTGATTTATTCTCAAAACATCTTGCCTTTAGTGAGGTTGTCTCGTGCGAGATCCTGTAAAATAACAGTTCTTTCTTTTACCTCTATTTTCAAATTTTTTGAAAATAGGAACGAACGAAAAAAAGCAAAGAAAGAACTGGGCCAATTAGGTGTTGATGTTGTTGATTTTCCGGTGCTTTTTTATCCGACACGATACATGCATCTTCAGTGGTACTTGATTCCGTATTACTTTTTTAATGTGTTTTTGTATCTATTCTATTTAAGTGCACGAGATTGTATTTCTAAGGAAAAACCGATTTACAACATCCGTTCATACGAGGCTGCATTAGGTTTTTTGAAAATTTATCCGTATAAAAATAATTTGGTGTTTGATCCAAGAACGGATTGGATTAAAGAAAAGATAAATATTGGATTGTTTAAAAAAAATGGATTGACGGTCAGGTATTGGAATAGAAGGGAAAAGGAAATCTTGCTGTTTTT
It contains:
- a CDS encoding glycosyltransferase, encoding MEKKLLFDLQVTQPQRKARFHGAGKYGIAIFKRLMQMAPDKLAVYYDENAYLDEDAVELIKKNNNTIYKSGKISVFDAARREGGVLYVPMIGAHIYPYPPKDIQFITTQHDLRHFILKRDLYYPVMDDRKFAFLRFFAYKVKDALLGYYQRKKIFSRIENFLNRDNVHFVTVSEYSKKCFLKNCPNIQSGKVKVCWAPSTIDTALNIDELKNEYGKYWLLVGVNRYEKNGARAIKTFDKIFSEYPEISGRVIVTGLARWNQIRMNVKNKNRFSLLGYVDERKLKALYHFAYAFVYPTLSEGFGYPPVEAMHEGCPVITSAVASVPEVCGQSVIYFNPYSINDMKKKILMMENAMVRQEYAKKSKMQYNTIRSRQDDDLTLFCNYILAFLE
- a CDS encoding glycosyltransferase is translated as MNTKFVYVLASSDKDVYLEQTLISLYSLKKYNEWANVVLIVDKETNRSLEGTRAGIKKYVNQIVTVDTPISFDNQRKSRYIKTSVRNVIDGDFLFIDSDTVIARDLSDVDEIPYDIAAVADKHVLVKDHPTKDIIKKQIGLTGLEFDENLPYINSGVVFVRDNAFTRKFYAIWHKKWLEIEKKGQTLDQPPLAWTDNELSHPVKFLDDSWNCQIMDNGLRFLLGARIIHYFASSKNSDGQAPYAVYDKRIYNAIKKNGDVTPDVERMVENPYSCFIPVCRIIAGDDMKILDCEWYRIVYKQYPKFFKITERLSVFVMKVLRKLKVAKFFMKVG